From the genome of Methanoregula boonei 6A8:
GTATCCCATTCCATCCCGCTCACCTCCGGTTGGATCTCCGGGAGAGAGTTATTGGTACAGACTCATAGCACCGTCGTTAAGTGAAATTTTTTTTGCAAAAAAACCTAAACGCCCGGGCAACGGGCCGGACTACGATCAATACCTTCTTAAAAATTGCATCAGGGGGATGTTCCTGCCCCAAAAAGAAAACGCGGTCACCGGAAAAGAGGGAAAAAGACCCGTGGATCCCCTTTTTTTGGCAGGACCGGTACCTGGAAATCTGTCAACCGGAACAGATCTTTCCTTTTTTTTAGCGGTATATCCCTTCGCGTCTTATTTTCAGGGGATCATCATCTGCAGGTCGCCCATGGACTTCTTCATCCGGGACTCCATGCAGCCGGATGGCATGTCCGGGACCATCTTGCAGACTGATTTACGGAACATGCCCATGCACTTTGACATCATCATCATGCACTCGCTCATCGGCTTCATCATGGAGGAGTCCATGCACATTGCATCCGGGCACGAAGCTTCCATGCACTTTGTGTTCATGCAGATGCTGTCCATGCACTTTGCCATCATCATCATGCAGGTGCTCATGGACTTCATCATGGCGGCATCCATGGATTTTGCTTCCATGCATCTGGGCATCATCATCATGCAGTCGCACATGGACTTCATCATGGGTGCCATCATCTGCATCATGCCCATGGTTGCCATCTCCATGAACTGGTTCATGCACGTGGACATCATCATCATGCAGTCGCACATGGACTTCATCATGGAGGAGTCCATGCTCTTTGGTTCCATGCACTCTGACATCATCATCATGCAGTCGCACATGGACTTCATCATGGCCGAGTTCATGCACTTTGCTTCCATGCACGTGGACATCATCATCATGCAGTCCTCCATGGACTTTCCCATGGTTTTGTCCATCGCGGGCATTGCCTTCATGCAGGCAGTCATCATGGACATGCAGCTCTTCATGGATTTTGCCATAGCCGGGTTCATCGGCATGGTCATGGGTGCCATGGTCATGCACTGGGACATGCAGCGGTACATCATGGTCATGCAGCCGTTCATGGACTTCTGCATGGCTTTGTCCATCGGCATGGGCTTTGTGGAGTGCGAGGTCATGCACTGGGACACGCACTGCGACATGATGGCCTGGAGGTCGCACATCGCCTTTTCCATGCGCATGTCCATGCAGTTCATCATCATCGATCCATCGCAACAGTTGTTTTCCATTTTGGACGCTTTCATCATTGACTTCATGTTATTTTCCACCTGGAGGGATTTTTTGTCTATCCTTGAGGTCAATGACACGTAATATAAATCAATCGGGATAATTAAGGCAAATTTTGCCGCTATCATTCCGGATTTGTGAAAAAAAGCGAAAAATAACCGCACAGCGGTCGTATTTTTATTACTCGCGAAAATAACACCCGCACGAATATTATGCCGTGCGCGCTCATCTTACCAAAAAAAGCAGGAAAGCACGAAAGCGGGAATGCCGTACTGATCCCTTTTCATTTCCCCAATGCCCGGATCCCAAAAACCCGCCCGGGCCGGATCGTTAGCGCAGGAACCGTTCACTGCAGGCCGCTTCTGGTTTTGCCGGGAATCCTGCTAAAAAAAAGAATAGTGGTATTGTGTACCGATGAGGGATACCCGGGGGACTGCACCCCCGGGCGGATGTGCGTGTGAAGGATCCGATAGAGTATTTTTTTTTATGAGGAGACAGGACCCCGGCCGGTGCATGAGGTCGCCGGCCCCGGGAGGAATCGTTGGGAAATGAGAGGAAATGGCATAACCGTCTCCCTGCCCGGGAAGACGGGGGATTATGGCAGATTCTTTCCTGTCGGTTTCTCACATGTACCTGGTTATTGCCTACAACACTGCCCGGAGCTCCGGATACCGCCCAGCCTTACTACAACCCCGGCCGGTTCTGCGCCGGGACGGGAAGTGCCATAAGCGCCACCGGTTCTCCGGGAAACGGTTGCAGGCTGCGGGGCATACCTGGGAAGGGTAGTCATACATCTGTGCTCCTGATTCACGAAAGAGTGAACATATGCATGTGGACCGGCCGCTGGTATATACCCTGATTTTACGCCCATTTTTGCCGGGTATTTCCTTTTTTGTAATACAGGATGCAACGGGTGACCGCAGGTACGTGATCCCTTCAGGAAACAAAAGACCAAAGAAAGAATTTTTTCCGGAGTCACAGCCGCATCTTTTCAAACGCATACGTCCCGGCAAGGATCATAACCCCGGAGAAGAGGCAGACCACAAGAAAATCAAAACCGATGGAAAACTGGTGCAGCCCCACAAGGACTCCCCGGATCCCGTCCACTGCGTAGGTGGCCGGGTTCAAAAGGACAAACGGCATGAGCCAGCCGGGAAGGTTATCAATGGGAAAGAGCGCCCCGGAAAGGAAAAACATGGGCGTCACAAGGAAACTGCTGATGAGCTGGAAGCCTTCCGGGCTCTCCATCTGGGACCCTAAGATAAGGCCGACGCTCGCAAAGCCCGCGGTTATCACAAACAAAAATGCGAGCACCAGAACGATTGCATTCACGGAGAGCGGGAGTGTTTCCATGATTCCTGTAAGGGAAAAAATGTAGCCAAGCACGAGGAGGATGGCAAGCTGGATGAGGGTATCGGTGGACCCGCCAAGGACCTTGCCGATAAAGATCGAGGTCCGGGAGAGCGGGGAGACAAGAACCTCTTTTAGAAAATCGATCTTCTTGTCCCAGACAATATACACCCCAAAAAAGATCGCAGAGAAGAGCGAGAGCTGGACAAGGATTCCCGGGAAGAGGAATGTCAAAAAGCTCACGTTCCCAAACGAGACAACGGATCCAAACCCGCCTCCGATAATAAGCAGCCACAGGACCGGGTTTACCACGGATGCAACAAGCCGGGAGCGCTCGCGTAAAAAGACCTTGTACTCCCGGTACCAGAGCGCGTA
Proteins encoded in this window:
- a CDS encoding ABC transporter permease, translating into MNDLLGIYALWYREYKVFLRERSRLVASVVNPVLWLLIIGGGFGSVVSFGNVSFLTFLFPGILVQLSLFSAIFFGVYIVWDKKIDFLKEVLVSPLSRTSIFIGKVLGGSTDTLIQLAILLVLGYIFSLTGIMETLPLSVNAIVLVLAFLFVITAGFASVGLILGSQMESPEGFQLISSFLVTPMFFLSGALFPIDNLPGWLMPFVLLNPATYAVDGIRGVLVGLHQFSIGFDFLVVCLFSGVMILAGTYAFEKMRL